One segment of Pseudomonas asgharzadehiana DNA contains the following:
- a CDS encoding 3'-5' exonuclease, producing MERIAVIDFETTGITPSSHCRATEIGVVILERGQIVDRYQSLMNAGVRVPGFIEQLTGISNAMLRSAPSAERVMNEVNEFVGTTPLMAHNAAFDQKFWDFELGLIRRTRLQKFACSLLLARRLMPAAPNHKLGTLNTYAKLPHTGQAHRALADAEMAANLTAHLARELRQTHGLRELSHDLLCTLQKVPAAKINEHLKKHRGF from the coding sequence TTGGAACGTATAGCGGTCATCGACTTTGAAACCACCGGCATCACCCCGAGCAGCCACTGCCGGGCCACGGAAATTGGCGTGGTCATCCTTGAGCGCGGGCAAATCGTTGATCGCTACCAGAGCCTCATGAATGCCGGCGTACGCGTGCCGGGCTTTATCGAACAACTCACCGGCATCAGCAACGCCATGCTGCGCAGCGCGCCGTCGGCCGAGCGGGTGATGAACGAGGTCAACGAATTCGTCGGCACCACGCCGCTGATGGCGCATAACGCCGCGTTCGACCAGAAGTTCTGGGACTTTGAGCTGGGCCTGATCCGCCGCACCCGCCTGCAAAAATTCGCCTGCTCGCTGCTGCTGGCCCGGCGCCTCATGCCGGCGGCACCGAACCACAAACTCGGCACTCTCAACACCTACGCCAAACTGCCCCACACCGGCCAGGCTCACCGGGCGCTGGCGGATGCGGAAATGGCCGCCAACCTCACCGCGCACCTGGCCCGGGAACTGCGCCAGACCCACGGCCTGCGCGAGCTGTCCCACGATTTGCTATGCACCTTGCAGAAAGTGCCGGCGGCGAAGATCAATGAGCATTTGAAGAAACATCGCGGGTTCTAA
- a CDS encoding YciC family protein, producing MNPLDVLRDSFRFTRHNLGAIVQLCLPLVILEALLQQVLDHTLGPDAFPGYSVVVGLLVYPLYTGALILFLDARTRGESPRTKDVWAMALTLWPRFAVLTAMSTLLILLGLSMYLLPGLWLMVVLAFAEYLLVLRGLSALEAMKESFRLTRGHFWRILVCLLCVMTPLWLLKGASVAAYPNPAPWLGLLMDSAHSFLQLFTSVVLFRLFMLIGGDADAR from the coding sequence ATGAATCCGTTAGATGTATTGCGCGACTCCTTCCGTTTTACCCGGCATAACCTGGGCGCCATCGTGCAGTTGTGCCTGCCGCTGGTGATCCTCGAGGCCCTGTTGCAACAGGTACTCGACCACACGCTCGGCCCGGATGCCTTCCCGGGTTACAGCGTGGTGGTGGGGTTATTGGTGTACCCGCTGTACACCGGCGCCTTGATCCTGTTCCTCGACGCGCGCACCCGTGGCGAGTCGCCGCGTACCAAAGACGTATGGGCCATGGCGCTCACGCTGTGGCCGCGTTTTGCGGTGTTGACGGCCATGAGCACCCTGCTGATCCTGCTGGGCTTGTCGATGTATTTGCTGCCGGGCCTGTGGCTGATGGTGGTGCTGGCGTTTGCCGAGTATTTACTGGTGCTGCGCGGCCTGTCGGCGCTGGAGGCGATGAAGGAAAGCTTTCGCCTGACACGCGGGCATTTCTGGCGAATCCTGGTGTGCCTGCTGTGCGTGATGACCCCGCTGTGGCTGCTCAAGGGCGCCAGCGTCGCGGCCTATCCCAACCCGGCGCCATGGCTGGGCCTGTTGATGGATAGCGCCCACAGCTTCCTGCAATTGTTTACCAGTGTGGTGTTGTTCCGTTTATTCATGTTGATCGGTGGCGATGCCGACGCACGGTGA
- a CDS encoding DUF3077 domain-containing protein, producing MVKITPDPPKPNANFPSEDALLHRRAIDYYRKACAPDAPTFILNDNLSLEDALAHAADLLHCAVEAAHASGEVMKAPQRAVMHLVEMAKGVVDQALGCAQPR from the coding sequence ATGGTCAAAATCACCCCCGATCCACCCAAGCCCAACGCCAACTTCCCCAGCGAAGACGCCCTGCTCCATCGCCGTGCCATCGACTATTACCGCAAAGCGTGCGCCCCGGATGCGCCGACCTTCATCCTGAATGACAACCTGAGCCTGGAAGACGCCCTCGCCCATGCGGCGGATTTGCTGCATTGCGCGGTGGAAGCGGCGCATGCCTCGGGTGAAGTGATGAAGGCGCCGCAGCGGGCGGTGATGCATTTGGTGGAGATGGCCAAAGGCGTGGTGGACCAAGCCTTGGGCTGTGCGCAGCCTCGATAG
- a CDS encoding DUF2076 domain-containing protein — protein sequence MNSEEQTLIDGLFSRLQQAETDSAPRDAQAEARIKEHMTRQPAAGYYMTQSILVQEHALKSLDAQNKQQAQQIEQLQQELQRARSPQAAAPSGGGFLSSIFGGGSREAQPAPSNAGGGWREPARPAFSQPAPQQNYQQPPQQPAAAAPVGSGFLGGAMKTAAGVAGGVLLAEGISSLFHHNQQPQVVEEIIEQPAPASDQGGWGNDDQKFAGNDSWGANNSDSFADSDYSDDSSSFGDDDSFV from the coding sequence ATGAACAGCGAAGAGCAAACCCTGATCGATGGACTGTTTTCACGGTTGCAGCAAGCCGAAACGGACTCAGCCCCCCGCGACGCCCAGGCCGAAGCGCGGATCAAGGAGCACATGACTCGCCAACCCGCCGCCGGGTACTACATGACCCAGTCGATCCTGGTGCAGGAACACGCACTCAAAAGCCTCGACGCGCAGAACAAGCAACAGGCGCAACAGATCGAGCAATTGCAGCAGGAGCTGCAGCGCGCCAGATCCCCGCAGGCGGCCGCGCCAAGCGGTGGCGGTTTTTTGTCGAGCATCTTTGGCGGTGGCTCGCGAGAGGCGCAACCTGCGCCGAGCAACGCGGGAGGTGGCTGGCGTGAACCGGCGCGGCCGGCATTCAGCCAACCCGCACCGCAGCAGAACTATCAGCAACCGCCGCAACAACCGGCCGCCGCCGCGCCCGTGGGCAGCGGTTTCCTCGGCGGTGCGATGAAAACCGCCGCCGGTGTGGCCGGCGGTGTGTTGCTGGCCGAAGGCATCAGCAGCCTGTTCCATCACAACCAGCAGCCGCAGGTGGTGGAAGAAATCATCGAACAACCGGCACCGGCCAGCGACCAGGGTGGCTGGGGCAATGACGACCAGAAGTTCGCCGGTAATGACAGCTGGGGCGCCAACAACTCGGACAGCTTCGCCGACAGCGACTATTCCGACGACTCATCCTCCTTTGGCGACGACGATTCCTTCGTCTGA
- a CDS encoding LabA-like NYN domain-containing protein, whose protein sequence is MKKIAVFADVQNLYYTVRQAYGCHFNYAALWADISARGQIVEAYAYAIDRGDSKQQQFQQILRNLGFTVKLKPYIQRADGSAKGDWDVGITLDIMDAADHVDEVVLASGDGDFDMLLERIIQKHGVHAVAYGVPGLTANSLIRAASRYVPIEGALLLK, encoded by the coding sequence GTGAAAAAAATTGCAGTGTTCGCCGATGTGCAAAACCTCTATTACACCGTGCGCCAGGCCTATGGCTGCCACTTCAATTACGCGGCCCTGTGGGCTGACATCAGCGCACGCGGGCAAATCGTCGAGGCGTACGCCTATGCCATCGACCGAGGCGACAGCAAGCAGCAGCAATTCCAGCAGATCCTGCGCAACCTGGGCTTTACGGTAAAACTCAAACCGTATATCCAGCGTGCCGACGGCTCGGCCAAGGGCGACTGGGACGTGGGCATCACGCTTGACATCATGGACGCCGCCGACCATGTCGACGAAGTGGTGCTGGCCTCCGGCGACGGTGATTTCGACATGCTGCTCGAACGCATCATCCAAAAGCATGGCGTACACGCCGTGGCCTACGGCGTGCCGGGGCTCACGGCCAATTCATTGATACGCGCCGCCAGCCGCTACGTGCCGATCGAAGGCGCGCTGCTGCTCAAGTAA
- the yedA gene encoding drug/metabolite exporter YedA, which produces MPGPRRFPLPLIAAFFALYVIWGSTYLVIRIGVEYWPPLLLAGIRFCTAGALMYGYLRWRGVPAPTWAQWKAAAMIGILLLTFGNGAVSVAEHTGVSSGVAALAVATVPLFTLLCGYFWGARNTRLEWAGVILGIVGIAMLNMGSTLQSSPMGAALLLFAAASWAFGSVWSRHLPLPQGAMASAAEMLVAGVALLIGSAVSGEHLQAMPPLEGWLALAYLTVFGSIIAFNAYMYLLKHVRPAAATSYAYVNPAVAVLLGIVFVGETIGVEEALAMLVIISAVLLISLPQWRKPKPEIR; this is translated from the coding sequence ATGCCTGGCCCACGTCGCTTTCCCTTACCGTTGATCGCCGCCTTTTTTGCGCTGTATGTGATCTGGGGTTCCACCTACCTGGTGATTCGCATCGGCGTGGAATACTGGCCGCCGCTGTTGCTAGCGGGTATCCGGTTCTGCACGGCGGGTGCGTTGATGTATGGCTATCTCAGATGGCGCGGCGTGCCGGCGCCGACCTGGGCGCAATGGAAGGCTGCCGCGATGATCGGCATCTTGCTGCTCACCTTCGGTAATGGCGCGGTCAGCGTGGCCGAACACACGGGCGTGTCATCCGGGGTGGCCGCGCTAGCGGTGGCGACGGTGCCGCTGTTCACCTTGCTGTGCGGGTACTTCTGGGGCGCGCGTAATACGCGCCTGGAATGGGCCGGGGTGATCCTGGGCATTGTCGGCATTGCCATGCTCAACATGGGCAGCACCTTGCAATCGAGCCCGATGGGCGCCGCGTTGCTGTTGTTCGCGGCGGCCTCCTGGGCGTTCGGCTCGGTATGGAGCCGGCATTTGCCGCTGCCCCAGGGCGCCATGGCCAGCGCGGCGGAGATGCTGGTGGCCGGTGTGGCACTGTTGATCGGCAGCGCGGTGTCCGGTGAACACCTGCAGGCCATGCCGCCGCTGGAAGGCTGGCTGGCGCTGGCCTACTTGACGGTGTTCGGTTCGATCATCGCCTTCAACGCCTATATGTACCTGCTCAAGCACGTGCGCCCGGCGGCGGCGACCAGCTATGCCTATGTGAACCCGGCGGTGGCAGTGTTGCTGGGGATCGTGTTCGTGGGCGAAACCATCGGCGTGGAAGAAGCCCTGGCGATGCTGGTGATCATCAGCGCGGTGCTGCTGATCAGCCTGCCGCAGTGGCGCAAGCCGAAGCCGGAAATAAGGTAA
- a CDS encoding DEAD/DEAH box helicase, with product MTFATLGLIEPLLRALETLGYQTPTPVQAQAIPAVLAGRDLMAAAQTGTGKTAGFALPLLQLLTMEGPKVAANSARALILCPTRELAEQVHASVAEYAQHLPLTTYAVYGGVSINPQMMKLRKGVDILVATPGRLIDLFRQNALKLNQLQTLVLDEADRMLDLGFSEELANIYRMLPKKRQTLLFSATFSDDIRLLAGQMLNDPLSIEVSPRNVAANTVKQWVVPVDKKRKPELFVHLMRKGRWKQVLVFAKTRNGVDALVDKLQGLGINADGIHGDKPQATRQRALDRFKASEVQILVATDVAARGLDIEDLPLVVNFDLPIVAEDYIHRIGRTGRAGNTGEAISLVCADEVNMLSAIEMLTRQTLTRKMEADFEPEHRVPDTDASGQVVKKPKKPKKPKTSGGGGKRNLGKWVDSGDAAPVEPSIKPVRKVPVFNTGPRKKK from the coding sequence ATGACTTTCGCCACCCTTGGCCTGATCGAACCCTTGCTGCGCGCCCTTGAGACGCTTGGCTACCAGACCCCGACGCCGGTGCAGGCGCAAGCCATTCCGGCGGTGCTGGCCGGTCGCGACCTGATGGCCGCGGCCCAGACCGGCACCGGCAAGACCGCCGGTTTCGCCTTGCCGCTGCTGCAACTGCTGACCATGGAAGGGCCGAAAGTCGCCGCTAACTCGGCGCGCGCGTTAATCCTCTGCCCCACCCGGGAGCTGGCCGAGCAAGTACACGCCAGCGTCGCCGAATACGCGCAACACCTGCCGCTGACCACCTACGCGGTGTACGGCGGCGTGAGCATCAACCCGCAGATGATGAAGCTGCGCAAGGGCGTCGACATTTTGGTCGCCACGCCTGGCCGCCTGATCGACCTGTTCCGCCAGAACGCGCTGAAACTCAACCAGCTGCAAACCCTGGTGCTGGATGAAGCCGACCGCATGCTCGACCTGGGCTTTTCCGAAGAGCTGGCGAACATCTATCGCATGCTGCCGAAAAAGCGCCAGACCCTGCTGTTCTCCGCGACCTTCTCCGACGACATCCGCCTGTTGGCCGGGCAGATGCTCAACGACCCGCTGAGCATCGAAGTCAGCCCGCGCAACGTCGCCGCCAACACCGTGAAGCAATGGGTGGTGCCGGTGGACAAGAAGCGCAAGCCGGAGTTGTTCGTCCACCTGATGCGCAAAGGTCGCTGGAAGCAGGTGCTGGTGTTCGCCAAGACCCGCAACGGCGTGGATGCGCTGGTGGACAAGTTACAGGGCTTGGGCATCAACGCCGACGGCATCCATGGCGACAAACCCCAGGCGACCCGCCAGCGTGCCCTGGACCGTTTCAAGGCCAGCGAAGTGCAGATCCTGGTAGCCACCGACGTAGCCGCCCGTGGCCTGGATATCGAAGACCTGCCGCTGGTGGTCAATTTCGACCTGCCGATCGTCGCCGAAGACTACATCCACCGCATCGGCCGTACCGGTCGTGCGGGCAACACCGGTGAGGCGATTTCCCTGGTGTGCGCTGATGAAGTGAACATGCTGTCGGCCATCGAGATGCTCACTCGTCAGACCCTGACCCGCAAAATGGAAGCCGACTTCGAACCGGAACACCGCGTGCCGGACACCGATGCCAGCGGGCAAGTGGTGAAGAAGCCGAAAAAACCGAAGAAGCCTAAAACCTCCGGTGGCGGCGGTAAGCGCAACCTGGGCAAGTGGGTGGACAGTGGGGACGCCGCGCCGGTGGAGCCGTCGATCAAGCCGGTGCGCAAGGTGCCAGTGTTTAATACCGGGCCGCGTAAGAAGAAGTGA
- a CDS encoding Lrp/AsnC family transcriptional regulator produces MDKYDRMLLSALLEDGRASYAQLARTVNLSAPAVAERVAKLEASGVITGYQAKVDLSKVGLPIQCVIELRLTNHGSQKVYDALAEIPELTECHRVTGDPCVIMQAAVGSMPELENLINRIAKFGFSKTSIILSSAIERRVPLGQLEGNGKSGG; encoded by the coding sequence ATGGACAAATACGATCGTATGCTCCTCAGCGCCCTGCTCGAAGACGGCCGCGCCTCCTATGCGCAACTGGCCCGCACGGTAAACCTCTCCGCCCCCGCCGTGGCCGAGCGCGTGGCCAAGCTGGAGGCCAGTGGGGTGATCACCGGGTACCAGGCCAAGGTGGACTTATCCAAAGTGGGGTTGCCGATTCAATGCGTGATTGAACTGCGGCTGACCAATCATGGCAGCCAAAAGGTCTACGACGCCCTCGCCGAAATCCCCGAACTGACCGAATGCCACCGGGTAACCGGCGACCCGTGCGTGATCATGCAAGCCGCGGTGGGCTCGATGCCTGAGCTTGAGAATTTGATCAACCGGATAGCCAAGTTCGGCTTCAGCAAAACTTCGATTATTTTGTCGAGCGCGATAGAACGGCGCGTGCCGTTGGGGCAGTTGGAGGGCAATGGGAAAAGTGGTGGCTGA
- a CDS encoding endonuclease/exonuclease/phosphatase family protein, with protein sequence MTRLLRITLLGLLIIAGLLTALIYSLTWRPAAKETLPVSCVAPRAPTLLPGQALKVMTWNVQYLAGKNYVFWYDTADGSGPDDRPTVEDMAVSLDEVARVIRDEQPDILLLQELDENAKPSHYQDQLALLQERLVDLYPCSAQAFDWKADFVPDLHIFGSVGRKLATLSRYQIEHAERLQLPAPEANLISRQFQPKPALLLTYLPLSDGGQLAVLNTRLDAGAPGRSAVQEQVKTTVKLLDKFEGRGTPWLIGGDFNLLPLGQFLRLDASKRGQYSPDSELHLLWDKYPMIPSNSQSSGIDREKWLTHFPNDPSLDGPDRTLDYLFYSPRIKRVDTKVRQEDTLRISNHLPVIARFLLPAAQ encoded by the coding sequence ATGACCCGTTTATTGCGCATCACCTTGCTGGGCCTGTTGATCATCGCAGGCCTGCTCACCGCCCTTATCTACAGCCTGACCTGGCGCCCCGCCGCCAAGGAGACCTTGCCGGTAAGCTGCGTCGCGCCGCGTGCGCCGACCCTGCTGCCGGGGCAGGCGCTCAAGGTGATGACGTGGAACGTGCAATATCTGGCCGGCAAGAACTATGTGTTTTGGTACGACACCGCCGACGGCAGCGGCCCCGATGATCGCCCCACCGTGGAAGACATGGCCGTGAGCCTGGACGAAGTGGCACGGGTGATCCGCGACGAACAGCCCGACATTCTGCTGTTGCAGGAACTCGACGAAAACGCCAAGCCCTCCCACTACCAGGACCAGCTTGCCCTGTTGCAAGAGCGCCTGGTCGACCTCTACCCCTGCAGCGCCCAGGCGTTCGACTGGAAGGCCGATTTTGTGCCCGACCTGCATATCTTCGGCAGCGTCGGACGCAAACTCGCGACCCTGAGCCGTTACCAGATCGAACACGCCGAGCGCCTGCAATTGCCGGCACCGGAGGCCAACCTGATCAGCCGCCAATTCCAACCCAAGCCGGCCTTGCTGCTGACCTACCTGCCGCTGAGCGACGGCGGCCAACTGGCGGTGCTCAACACCCGTTTGGACGCTGGCGCGCCGGGGCGCAGCGCGGTGCAGGAACAGGTGAAAACCACGGTCAAGCTGCTGGATAAATTCGAAGGCCGCGGTACGCCCTGGCTGATCGGCGGCGATTTCAACCTGCTGCCCCTGGGCCAATTCCTGCGGTTGGACGCCAGCAAACGCGGGCAGTATTCGCCGGACAGCGAGCTGCACCTGCTGTGGGATAAATACCCGATGATCCCGAGCAACAGCCAGTCCAGCGGTATCGATCGCGAAAAATGGCTGACGCACTTCCCCAATGACCCAAGCCTGGATGGCCCGGATCGCACCTTGGATTACCTGTTCTACAGCCCGCGGATCA